GGGGAACGTTCTTTTGCGGCTCTTTAATCTCGTCTACTGTCATAGAGATAGACTCGAAACCAAGGAATCCAAAGAACATGAGGGAGGCACCTGCCATTATTCCTGTCTTTCCTCCATAAATTTGCCCAAAGCCAAATGGTGCAAAATCTGCCCAGTTGCTAGGATTCAAATGGAAGAGCCCCACTAAGATAAAGACCGTCAAGGCTGAAAATTTGAGCACTACCAAGAGGGAGTTCAAACGCAAAGCCTGCTTAGAATTCATGAGAAGAAGAGCCGTCACCAAGACCAAGACCAAGACTGGCAGGAGGTCAATGTAAGTGCCTTGACTGGGATTGAAAGGTCCACTGATGGCTTGAGGCAACTTAAGACCAAAGCTAGCTAGTAGCCCCTTGAGGTAGGCACCCCAACCAGAGGCAACACTGGATACGGCATTCATAAAGACAATCATGGTCAACCAGCCACCCATCCAGGCAGGATACTCCCCCCAGACAGCATAGAGATAACCATAAACACCACCGGCTGATGGATAACGTGAGGCAAACTCAGCAAAGAAAATCGCTGACATCCCAACACACACGGCTGAAATCAAGACCGAAATAATCAGGGCAGGACCAGCCAGAGTCGATGCTGCGGTACCAGTAATCGTAAAGATTCCTGTACCAACCATAGCACCGATTCCCAGAAGGACCACATCCCTAAGGGTCAGATGTCGTTTCATCTCAGTCTGAGCGAGACCAACATCCTTTTTACGAAAAACACTCATTTTTATACTCCATTTTTTGCGAAATACCTAACTATTATACCATATTTCTTGGTCTAAATGCGCCTTTTTCTGTATTTTTATACTTTTATTGTTGAATGCTATGCCGAAAATGAGAACTCCCATTTATTGCTTTTTAATTTTACATACATCTCGATTAAAAGGGGC
Above is a window of Streptococcus salivarius DNA encoding:
- a CDS encoding amino acid permease — translated: MSVFRKKDVGLAQTEMKRHLTLRDVVLLGIGAMVGTGIFTITGTAASTLAGPALIISVLISAVCVGMSAIFFAEFASRYPSAGGVYGYLYAVWGEYPAWMGGWLTMIVFMNAVSSVASGWGAYLKGLLASFGLKLPQAISGPFNPSQGTYIDLLPVLVLVLVTALLLMNSKQALRLNSLLVVLKFSALTVFILVGLFHLNPSNWADFAPFGFGQIYGGKTGIMAGASLMFFGFLGFESISMTVDEIKEPQKNVPRGIVLALIIVASLYAVVSLVLTGVVHYTKLNVDDAVAYALRYIGISWAANYVSVVAIMTLITVCISMAYALSRMVYSLARDGFLPQTFQKVSKTNKVPHHATLLTGALSAISAGIFSLANMASLVNIATLAYLVLLAIALIILRKDKGLPQKEEFKVPFVPVLPIISIIVCLSFMSQYSWQTWLAFGLAVLIGSAIYAFYGYKHSKY